ATCTGCGGCGTGAACGGCGTGTATTGCAGCTCCGGGTGACTGTCCAGGCCGGTGATGCTGAACAGGCGCGTCAGGTTCACCGGGCCGTTGACCTGGTACAACTCGGTCTCGCCCAGGTTGAACTGCTTGAGCAGGTAGTCCGACAGGTGTTTCGGGCAGGTATCCGCCACTTCCAGACGTACCGCATCGCCGTAACGGCGCGAGAACAGCTCGCCGCGCAGGGCACGGGCCAAGTCTTCGACGTCTTCGGAGTCCAACGCCAGGTCGGCGTTACGGGTCAGGCGGAACTGGTAGCAGCCCTTGACCTTCATGCCTTGGAACAAATCATCGGCATGGGCGTGGATCATCGACGACAGGAATACATAGTTGTCGCCAGCGCCCCCCACCTCCTCCGGTACCTTGATGATCCGTGGCAGCAGGCGCGGCGCCGGGATGATCGCCAGGCCGGAATCTCGACCGAAGGCGTCGATACCTTCCAGCTCGACGATGAAGTTGAGGCTCTTGTTCACCAGCAACGGAAACGGGTGCGTCGGGTCGAGGCCGATCGGGGTGATGATCGGCGCGATCTCGTCGCGGAAATAGCGGCGCACCCAGGTCTTGATCTTGGTGGTCCAGTGGCGGCGACGGATGAAGCGAACCTGATGTTTTTCCAGCTCCGGCAGCAGGATGTCGTTGAGGATCGCGTACTGGCGGTCCACATGGCCGTGCACCAGTTCGCTGATGCGCGCCAGCGCCTGATGCGGTTGCAGACCGTCGGCACCGGCTTGTTCACGGGCGAAGGTAATCTGCTTTTTGAGGCCGGCGACGCGGATCTCGAAGAACTCGTCCAGGTTACTGGAGAAGATCAACAGGAATTTAAGGCGTTCGAGCAACGGATAGGACTCATCCAGCGCCTGTTCCAGCACGCGGATGTTGAATTGCAGTTGCGACAGCTCGCGGTGGATGTACAGGCTGCTGTCATCCAGGTTGGTCACCATCGGCACCGGCGCTGGCGCGGGGGCTTCGGCCACCACGGCAGGCGGGGCCGGTTCAAGCTCCGGCGGGGTCTCGGCGATTTGTTCGACCACCGGGTGAGCGTCTTTTACTGCAACTTCGGAGAGTCCTTCGGTATTCATCGAGTGTTCCTGTGAGGGCTATTGTTGCTCTCTAAGCAATTGGGCGGCGCGGGCGGCAAAGTAGGTCAGAATGCCATCAGCCCCGGCACGTTTAAAGGCCGTCAGGGATTCCAGAATCACCCCTTCACTCAACCATCCGTTCTGTATTGCAGCCATGTGCATCGCGTATTCGCCGCTGACCTGATAGACAAAGGTCGGCACCTTGAATTCATCTTTGACCCGCCAAAGGATGTCCAGGTACGGCATCCCCGGCTTGACCATCACCATGTCGGCACCTTCGGCCAGGTCGGCCGCCACTTCGTGCAAGGCTTCATGGCTGTTGGCCGGGTCCATCTGGTAAGAGGCTTTGTTCGCCTTGCCCAGGTTCAGGGCCGAGCCCACCGCATCGCGGAACGGGCCGTAGTAGGCGCTGGCGTACTTGGCCGAATAGGCCATGATCCGCACATTGACGTGGCCGGCCAGTTCCAGGGCTTCGCGAATCGCCTGGATGCGCCCGTCCATCATGTCCGACGGCGCCACCACCTGAGCGCCTGCCGCGGCGTGGGACAAGGCTTGCTTGACCAGCGCATCGACGGTGATGTCGTTCTGAACATAGCCGTCTTCGTCCAGAATGCCATCCTGGCCGTGGGTGGTGAACGGGTCCAACGCTACGTCGGTGATCACCCCCAGCTCCGGGAAGCGCTCACGCAGGGCGCGGGTAGCGCGCTGGGCGATGCCGTCCGGGTTCCAGGCTTGGGCAGCATCCAGGGACTTGAGTTCAGCCGGCGTGACCGGGAACAGCGCCAACGCCGGAATCCCCAATTCGACCCAACCCGCCGCCTCTTCAAGCAGCAGATCAATGGTCAAGCGCTCCACCCCAGGCATCGACGCCACGGCTTCGCGCCGATTGTCACCGTCCAGCACAAATACCGGCAGGATCAGATCGTTCGTCGTCAGGACGTTTTCACGAACCAGACGGCGCGAAAAATCGTCACGGCGATTGCGACGCAAGCGGGTGGCGGGAAACAGGCGATTGGCTGGGGTAAAGCTCACGACAGACTCCTGAGCCCGGTTTTACGGGCGAGCGTTGCAGTTATAAGCGGCCATTATGACGAAGGTATGACAGTTGTGCTTAACGATGCGACCTGTAGTCGCATTCGTCGTTTATGTAGGAATTGTTCACTTCGTGACACATCTCGATACTTTCATGAATGTTCACGAAGGCGTAGGCTGCGCGTTCATTTCGCCAGCACCCAGACCATGCTTCAACAATTTCTGCATGACTTCGGCTACTTTGCCCTCTTCCTCGGGACCTTCTTTGAAGGCGAGACCATTCTGGTGCTCGCAGGCTTCCTGGCGTTCCGTGGCTACATGGATATCAACCTGGTGGTGGTCGTTGCCTTCTTTGGCAGCTACGCCGGCGACCAGCTTTGGTACTACATGGGGCGCAAGCACGGCCGCAAGCTGTTGGCGCGCAAGCCGCGCTGGCAGTTGATGGGCGACAAGGCGCTGGAACATATCCGCAAACACCCGGATATCTGGGTGCTGAGCTTTCGCTTCGTCTACGGATTACGCACGGTGATGCCCGTCGCGATTGGCTTGTCAGGCTATCCGCCACTGCGCTACCTGATCCTCAACGGTATTGGTGCTGCCATCTGGGCCGCGGCCTTGGGTGCGGCGGCTTATCACTTCGGCGCGGTGCTGGAAGGCATGCTGGGTAGCGTCAAGAAGTACGAGTTGTGGGTACTGGGCGCCTTGCTCTTGCTGGGCTTTGCCCTGTGGCTGCGCCGACGCTTCAAGAACGCCCGTATCGCCCGCCAGGCCTGTGCCGACGCCAAGGCCCGGCTCGCAGCCGAGCCCGCTTCGCTCGAAGCGCCTAAGACGCCAGTCGAGTAAGCCGGCTTCTACAGCAGTAGAGGCCGATCACGCTGAGCAGGCTGTAACTGAGCAGCCCCAGCCAGCCCAAGTGGCTGGCCGGCCATAGACCCACCTGAGGTGCCAGCCATACCAGCGGCACATTCAACGCCAGGCGCGCCAGCTCAGCCTTCAACGCCCACGGGCGATTCTCCAGGGCCACGCCCAAGGTAAACAATCCAAGCGCCATCGCACTGCAGCCGACAATCAGCGCGGGCGCGGGCAAACCCTCGCCAAAATTCATCAAATAGCTGCCAAGCCCCACATACACCGCAAACTGCAAGGCGATGTACACCTGCTGGCGTACATCCAGTGGCACGTCGAATTTGCGAAACTGGCTCAAGTCGGGCTTGGCCAAGGGGTATTTGGCCTTCACATCCGCCGGGCGCCAGCCGGTGCGCATGAACCAGATGCGCAGCTTGTCCCACGTGCTCTCGGTACGCCGGGCATCGCTCCACAGCTGTGCATAAAATTGCAAGTTGGCCCACAGCGGGTTCCAGCTGGCCAGGGGTGTGGTCACGCCGAAAACCACTGGTTCGTTGTCGTCCTCTTCCTGGAAGGTGCCGAACAGCCGGTCCCAAAAAATGAACACCCCGCCATAGTTGCGATCCATGTAGAGAGCGTTCTGTGCATGGTGGGCCCGATGATTGGACGGTGTGACGAAGAACCACTCGAACCAGCCAAGCTTGGGCACATGGCGGGTATGCACCCAGAATTGATAGAGCAGGTTCAGCGACGCCACGCTGATGAACACCACCAACGGCACGCCGAGCACGGCAAGGGGCAGGTAGAAGATCCAGCTCAGCAGGAAGCCCGTGCTGGTCTGGCGCAGGGCAGTGCTGAGGTTGTAGTCCTCGCTCTGGTGATGCACCGAATGCGCGGCCCACAGGATATTGCGCTCGTGCCCCATGCGGTGCAGCCAGTAATAGCAGAAGTCGTAGAACACAAAGGCAAACACCCAGGTCCAGATGCTCTGGGCAGGCAGCTCGATCACGGCCAGGTGCTTGAGGGCGAACGCGTAGGTCAGTAGCCCTACACCCTTGGTCAATAACCCGGTGGTGGTGGACAGCACTCCGGTGCTGAGGCTGTTGATGGCGTCCGCCACCCGGTAGTTGCGCTGACCACGCCAACGGTCGGCGAGCAGTTCCACCACAATCAAGGCAATGAAAAACGGTACCGCGTAAGGCACGAAGTCCATGGTCTAGTCCGGTCTATTTTTGTTACATCAAGATTAGGTGCAGCGGCGTGAGATCCCATTGGCAACAGGTTACAAATTAGTAGACATTTAACGCCAAGACCCCAGGAGAAATGCCCATGAGCAAAAAGATTGCAGTGATCCTTTCCGGCTGCGGCGTGTACGACGGCGCAGAGATCCACGAAAGCGTGATCACCCTGCTGCGCCTGGACCAGCGCGGTGCTCAGGTCCAATGTTTTGCGCCAGATATTGCGCAGCTGCATGTGATCAACCATCTCACCGGCGAGGAAATGCCCGAGTCGCGCAACGTGCTGGTGGAGTCGGCACGCATTGCCCGAGGCGAGGTGAAGGACATCGCTGAGGCCGACGTCGAAGACTTCGATGCGCTGATCGTGCCCGGCGGGTTTGGCGCGGCCAAGAACCTGTCGGACTTTGCAGTCAAAGGCGCCGAGTGCAGCGTCAACCCACAGGTATTGGCATTGGCCGAAGCCTTTGCCGAGGCTGGCAAGCCGGTGGGGCTGATCTGTATTTCCCCAGCACTGGCCGCGAAGATCTACGGACCCGGCGTGACCTGCACCATCGGCAACTGTGCCGACACTGCCGCCGCCCTGGACAAGATGGGCGCCACCCACCAGGAATGCACGGTTGAAGACATCGTCGAAGACAAGGCGCGCAAGCTGGTGAGCACACCGGCTTACATGCTCGGCAAGCACATCAGTGAAGTGGCCTCAGGCATCAACAAACTGGTGGACCGCGTGCTGGAACTGACCCACGAAAACGACTGACGCTGCTCAGCCACAATTAAGCCAGGCACCTCACCAGGGAGTCAGGCCGGGCGCATCAACTTGGTGAGGATGCGGTCGAGTGAGTTGGCAAACGCCTGCTTGTCCTTCTCACTATGGGGCGGCGGCCCACCGCCCATCTGCCCCTGCTCACGCAGGTCGGTAAACAGGTTGCGCACCGCCAGCCGCTCGCTCATGTTCGCCGGGCTGAACTCCTTGCCCCGCGGATCAAGCGCCGTGACGCCCTTTTTCACCAGGCGATCGGCCAGCGGCACATCACTGCAGATCACCAGCTCGCCAGGCACTGCGTGCTCCACCAGGTAATCATCCGCCGCGTCCGGGCCGCTGGGCACCACGATCAGCTTCACGCAGGCAAAGCCTGGCTTGATCTGGCTCTGCCCGGCCACCAGCACCACTTCAAACTGGCGCTTGAGGGCGAACTTCACCACTTGGTCCTTGGCCGCCCGAGGGCAGGCGTCTGCATCGATCCACACCCGCATGCTCAGGCCGCCACGCGACGTTTTTCGGCCAGGCGACTACGGCCATACAGCACCACAATCGCCAGGATCGCCACAGCCTGGGCACTCAGCGAATACGCATCGGCGTGGATGCCCAGCCAGTCGAAGTCAAAGAACGCCACGGGCCGCGTGCCGAAGATGCCTGCTTCCTGCAACGCCTTTACGCCATGCCCGGCAAACACCACCGACAGTGCACACAGCAATGCCGCGTTGATCCCGAAGAACAGCGCCAGCGGCAGCTTCGCCGAACCGCGCAGGATCACCCAGGCCAAGCCCACCAGCAGCACCAGCGCGGTGGCGCCACCGGCCAGCACGGCGTTGTGTCCGGCCGGGCCGGCTTGCAGCCACAGGGTTTCGTAGAACAGGATCACTTCGAACAGCTCGCGGTACACCGAGAAGAACGCCAGCATCGCAAAACCGAAGCGCCCGCCACCGCCCACCAGGCTGCTCTTGATGTAGTCCTGCCAGGCGGCGGCGTGGCGGCGGTCGTGCATCCACACGCCCAGCCACAACACCATCACACTGGCGAACAGTGCGGTGCAGCCTTCAAGCAACTCGCGCTGGGCGCCGCTCACGTCAATCACGTACGCCGCCAATGCCCAGGTGGCCAAGCCGGCCAACAGCGCCAGGCCCCAGCCCACGTTAACGCTGCGCACCGCCGACTGCTGGCCAGTGTTACGCAGGAAAGCGAGGATCGCCGCCAGCACCAGAATCGCTTCCAGGCCTTCACGCAGCAGGATCAACAAACCGGAGATGTAGCTCAGTGACCAGCTCAAACCGTCGCTGCCCAGCAAGCCGGCGGATTCGCTGAGCTTGCCCTTGGCCACGTCCAGACGCTGCTGCACTTGCTCGACCGGCAAGCCGTCCTGCAACGACTGACGGTAAGCCATCAGGGCCTTTTCGGTGTCCTTGCGCACGTTGGCGTCGACGTTATCCAGGGAGCTTTCCACCAGCTCGAAGCCTTCCAGATAAGCGGCCACCGACAGGTCGTAGGCTTGCTCGTGATCACCGTTACGGAACGCAGCGAGGCTCTTGTCCAAGGTCGTCGCGGTGTAGTCGAGCAACTGCGCCGGGCCACGCTTGACCTGCGGCGGTTGCGCACGCTGGGCGCGGAAGGTTGCGGCAGCGGCCGGGCCGTCTGCGGCGAGCACTTCATTGGGGGTTTGGCGCGCCAGGTCGGCGAGGTTGAGGGGCTGCTCACTGTGTGCCGCAGCCGGATCAGCGGTGAACCCGGCGATGTAGGTGGCCAGGTCCCAGCGCTGGCGGTCGTCCAACTGGTCGGCGAAGGACGGCATATCGGTGCCTTCGACGCCCAAGCCCAGGGTGTTGTAGATCGCGTAGAGGCTCAGGCGATCCAGCCGCGTGGCATCTTGCAGGTTGGCAGGCGGCGGCGTCATGCCCACGCCCGCCGGGCCGTCACCCGCGCCGGCCGTGCCGTGGCAGACCGAACAATGCTGGGCGTAAAGCGGTGCGCCGCGCGTGGGGTCAGGCGTGATGGCCGGGGCCTGGCTGACTTCGTACGCGACGGCCAGCTTGGCGCCCAACTGACGGGCCTGACGGGCGACGCTCGCGCCGTCCTCGTGCGCTTTGACCGCTGACAGTAATTGATCAACGCCCTTTACCAACTCGGCGCGCTCGGGCCTTTGGGGCAACTCTGCTACCAGCCCCTGCAACACCCCGAGAAACTCCACCTGTTCGCGGTATTCCGAATCATCCACCACCTTGCCCGCCTCCACCGTCGGCGGGTAGTCAGCGCCGATGTAGTCGAGCAAATGCAGGGCTTGTGGAGCGCCCTCGGCAGTGGCGGCCAACAGGTTGAAGCTGCACGACATCAACGCCGGCAACAGCAGCCAGGCGAGAAAACGCAAGGGGGCAGTCATGAATGAGTCTCAAGGGGGAAACAAGAAGTAACACATTGTTAAGCTTTAAGGGGTTTGACTCAAGGCGTTCGTGATTGGGGGTGGGTTAGGACGAGGCACGTTAAAGCGCACCAGTGGCATTTCTGTCGGTTGGGCCACGGCAAAAAGCCATTGTTTTGCCAGTAGCGGCGCCTATAATGCCGCGCCCTGTTAGTGCGAAAGGGAATTTAATTCCTCCTTCTTATGAGGAATTACCACATCGGTTGACTACTTTCAGGGAAGAAGTTGCATGGTATTTCGCGCCTTACCTCCGCTTGTGCTCGCGGCGGCCACACTGCTCTGCGGCTGTTCGATGTTCCGCAGCTACGACACCGAACTGCAAGCCACCAACCAGCAACTGGCCAGCGGTAATGTCGACGGCGCCTTGACCCTGCTGGAAAAGAACAACACCGGCGACGACAAGGATCTGCTGTATTTTTTCGAGAAGGGCGAGTTACTGCGCGCCAAGGGCGACCTGACCGGCAGCCAGACCGCCTGGCGCAGCGCCGACCTGCAAGTCTACACGTGGGAAGAGTCGGTCAAGTTCGACAGCGCAAGGTACCTTTCGCAGTTCGGCAGCTTCCTGGCCAACGACAAAGTGCGCCGCTACGAAGGCTATGACTACGAAAAAGTCATGCTGACCACCCAGATGGCCCTGAACCTGCTGGCCCTGAACGACTTCGACGGCGCACGCACCGAGATCAAGAAGACCCACGAACGCGAGGCCGTGATCGCCGACCTGCGCGACAAGGAATACCTCAAGCGCGAGGACGACGCCGAGCGCGCTGGCGTAACCACCCAGATGAAAGACCTGAGCGGCTACCCGGTCGAGGCCCTGAACGCGCCGGAGGTGGTCGGCCTCAAAAATAGCTACCAGAGTGCGTTCAGCCACTACCTGGCCGGCTTCGTCTATGAAGCCCTGGGTGAAAAAGACCTGGCCGCCCCCGGTTATCGCAAGGCTGCCGAGCTGCGCCCCAACACGCCGTTACTGGAACAAGCCCTGCTGGACCTGGACAAATCCAAGGTCGGCGCGGATGAAACCGACGTGCTGATCGTGGTCCAGAGCGGCCTGGCCCCGGCTCGCGACTCGATCCGCCTGCCGCTGCCGATCCCGATCAATGGCAACCTGGTGATCACCCCCTTGTCATTCCCGGTGATCAAGGCCGACAACTCCACCGCGACCTTCGCCCAGATCGGCGTCGACGGCCAGCAACAGAACCTCACCGCGCTTAACAGCACCACGGCGATGTCGCGCCGCGCCCTGCGCGATGACATGCCGGGGATCATCCTGCGCACCACCGTGCGGGCGGTCACCCGTGGCGTGGCGCAAAACAACCTGAACAAGACCAACCCGATGGCAGGCCTGGTGCTGGGCATCGCCTCGGCCGTGGCCGAGGGTGCCGACACCCGCACCTGGCGCACCCTGCCGGACATGACCCAAGTGACCCGCTTGCGCCTCAAGCACGGCGAGCACCAGGTCAGCCTGCCCAACGCCCTGGGCGGCACGCGGGTGACGGTCAAGGCCGACCAACGCTACCAAGTGATTACCCTGCGCGTGGTCGGCAACCAAGTGTTCGCCGGCGGACTTGCCGCCCATGTAGTGCCGAGCACGCCGCCCCAGGCCATCGCCACCCTCAAACAACCTTAAGGAGCACGCTATGCGTCGTTTCATCCTCGGCGCCCTGGCGCTGATCCTGCTTGCTGGCTGCGCTACCCCGCCGCCGGAACCCGGC
The genomic region above belongs to Pseudomonas sp. S35 and contains:
- the elbB gene encoding isoprenoid biosynthesis glyoxalase ElbB — encoded protein: MSKKIAVILSGCGVYDGAEIHESVITLLRLDQRGAQVQCFAPDIAQLHVINHLTGEEMPESRNVLVESARIARGEVKDIAEADVEDFDALIVPGGFGAAKNLSDFAVKGAECSVNPQVLALAEAFAEAGKPVGLICISPALAAKIYGPGVTCTIGNCADTAAALDKMGATHQECTVEDIVEDKARKLVSTPAYMLGKHISEVASGINKLVDRVLELTHEND
- the ppk1 gene encoding polyphosphate kinase 1, whose product is MNTEGLSEVAVKDAHPVVEQIAETPPELEPAPPAVVAEAPAPAPVPMVTNLDDSSLYIHRELSQLQFNIRVLEQALDESYPLLERLKFLLIFSSNLDEFFEIRVAGLKKQITFAREQAGADGLQPHQALARISELVHGHVDRQYAILNDILLPELEKHQVRFIRRRHWTTKIKTWVRRYFRDEIAPIITPIGLDPTHPFPLLVNKSLNFIVELEGIDAFGRDSGLAIIPAPRLLPRIIKVPEEVGGAGDNYVFLSSMIHAHADDLFQGMKVKGCYQFRLTRNADLALDSEDVEDLARALRGELFSRRYGDAVRLEVADTCPKHLSDYLLKQFNLGETELYQVNGPVNLTRLFSITGLDSHPELQYTPFTPQIPKLLQNSENIFSVVSKQDILLLHPFESFTPVVDLLRQAAKDPHVLAVRQTLYRSGANSEIVDALVDAARNGKEVTAVIELRARFDEESNLQLASRLQAAGAVVIYGVVGFKTHAKMMLILRREAGEIVRYAHLGTGNYHAGNAKLYTDYSLLTSDDALCEDVGKLFSQLIGMGKTLRMKKLLHAPFTLKKGMLDMIARETQFALDGKPAHIIAKFNSLTDPKIIRALYKASQSGVRIDLVVRGMCCLRPGIVGVSHNIHVRSIIGRFLEHTRVFYFLNGGEEQMFLSSADWMERNLDKRVETCFPVEGKKLIVRVKKELESYLTDNTHSWSLQSDGRYVRNTPTGNQNPRSAQATLLEKLGSPILAVN
- a CDS encoding DedA family protein — protein: MLQQFLHDFGYFALFLGTFFEGETILVLAGFLAFRGYMDINLVVVVAFFGSYAGDQLWYYMGRKHGRKLLARKPRWQLMGDKALEHIRKHPDIWVLSFRFVYGLRTVMPVAIGLSGYPPLRYLILNGIGAAIWAAALGAAAYHFGAVLEGMLGSVKKYELWVLGALLLLGFALWLRRRFKNARIARQACADAKARLAAEPASLEAPKTPVE
- a CDS encoding sterol desaturase family protein, translated to MDFVPYAVPFFIALIVVELLADRWRGQRNYRVADAINSLSTGVLSTTTGLLTKGVGLLTYAFALKHLAVIELPAQSIWTWVFAFVFYDFCYYWLHRMGHERNILWAAHSVHHQSEDYNLSTALRQTSTGFLLSWIFYLPLAVLGVPLVVFISVASLNLLYQFWVHTRHVPKLGWFEWFFVTPSNHRAHHAQNALYMDRNYGGVFIFWDRLFGTFQEEDDNEPVVFGVTTPLASWNPLWANLQFYAQLWSDARRTESTWDKLRIWFMRTGWRPADVKAKYPLAKPDLSQFRKFDVPLDVRQQVYIALQFAVYVGLGSYLMNFGEGLPAPALIVGCSAMALGLFTLGVALENRPWALKAELARLALNVPLVWLAPQVGLWPASHLGWLGLLSYSLLSVIGLYCCRSRLTRLAS
- a CDS encoding YaiI/YqxD family protein → MRVWIDADACPRAAKDQVVKFALKRQFEVVLVAGQSQIKPGFACVKLIVVPSGPDAADDYLVEHAVPGELVICSDVPLADRLVKKGVTALDPRGKEFSPANMSERLAVRNLFTDLREQGQMGGGPPPHSEKDKQAFANSLDRILTKLMRPA
- a CDS encoding cytochrome c/FTR1 family iron permease, which produces MTAPLRFLAWLLLPALMSCSFNLLAATAEGAPQALHLLDYIGADYPPTVEAGKVVDDSEYREQVEFLGVLQGLVAELPQRPERAELVKGVDQLLSAVKAHEDGASVARQARQLGAKLAVAYEVSQAPAITPDPTRGAPLYAQHCSVCHGTAGAGDGPAGVGMTPPPANLQDATRLDRLSLYAIYNTLGLGVEGTDMPSFADQLDDRQRWDLATYIAGFTADPAAAHSEQPLNLADLARQTPNEVLAADGPAAAATFRAQRAQPPQVKRGPAQLLDYTATTLDKSLAAFRNGDHEQAYDLSVAAYLEGFELVESSLDNVDANVRKDTEKALMAYRQSLQDGLPVEQVQQRLDVAKGKLSESAGLLGSDGLSWSLSYISGLLILLREGLEAILVLAAILAFLRNTGQQSAVRSVNVGWGLALLAGLATWALAAYVIDVSGAQRELLEGCTALFASVMVLWLGVWMHDRRHAAAWQDYIKSSLVGGGGRFGFAMLAFFSVYRELFEVILFYETLWLQAGPAGHNAVLAGGATALVLLVGLAWVILRGSAKLPLALFFGINAALLCALSVVFAGHGVKALQEAGIFGTRPVAFFDFDWLGIHADAYSLSAQAVAILAIVVLYGRSRLAEKRRVAA
- the hemB gene encoding porphobilinogen synthase, which encodes MSFTPANRLFPATRLRRNRRDDFSRRLVRENVLTTNDLILPVFVLDGDNRREAVASMPGVERLTIDLLLEEAAGWVELGIPALALFPVTPAELKSLDAAQAWNPDGIAQRATRALRERFPELGVITDVALDPFTTHGQDGILDEDGYVQNDITVDALVKQALSHAAAGAQVVAPSDMMDGRIQAIREALELAGHVNVRIMAYSAKYASAYYGPFRDAVGSALNLGKANKASYQMDPANSHEALHEVAADLAEGADMVMVKPGMPYLDILWRVKDEFKVPTFVYQVSGEYAMHMAAIQNGWLSEGVILESLTAFKRAGADGILTYFAARAAQLLREQQ